In one window of Helianthus annuus cultivar XRQ/B chromosome 17, HanXRQr2.0-SUNRISE, whole genome shotgun sequence DNA:
- the LOC110922584 gene encoding uncharacterized protein LOC110922584, producing the protein MAGEDTNKSKDGEGNNGAIPHESPYYLHPSDLPKQLHVNEVLTDYNYADWKQEMMNFLFAKNKIEFVDGSIKKPEKTSKDYMPWMRVDAMIKGWLTTAMEKNIRNSVKYASTASEIWSDLDERFGKESAPRAYEIKQKIAGTRQAGSSVSAYFTQLRSLWDEAQSVQPFPQCSCDKCECEIRKKIFEHQEREHLYEFLMGLDAEFTVIRTQILATKPIPSLTTAYHMVHEDEKQRAVSNENKSNVESAAFKAFQKRESGHGKEKGGTKGSRDGTEHCTFCNRDEHKKEGCFKLVGYPDWWPGKKGEKARGKAACVETESSPIPGLTQEHYQTLVKHLSGSGNIETIKPLANMACKTNDEGFAEEELDWCG; encoded by the exons ATGGCGGGGGAAGATACAAACAAATCAAAGGATGGGGAAGGGAACAATGGAGCCATTCCCCATGAATCCCCATACTATCTACATCCATCGGACCTACCCAAACAACTACACGTAAACGAGGTGCTGACCGACTACAATTATGCCGACTGGAAACAAGAGATGATGAACTTCTTGTTTGCCAAGAACAAAATAGAGTTCGTTGACGGGTCGATTAAGAAACCGGAGAAAACATCCAAGGACTACATGCCTTGGATGCGTGTAGACGCGATGATTAAGGGATGGTTAACGACGGCAATGGAGAAGAACATTCGTAACAGCGTAAAATACGCAAGCACTGCTTCAGAAATATGGTCGGATCTTGATGAAAGATTTGGAAAAGAAAGTGCCCCAAGGGCGTACGAAATAAAACAGAAGATTGCCGGGACTCGTCAAGCGGGAAGCTCCGTCTCTGCCTACTTCACGCAACTCCGCTCATTATGGGATGAAGCCCAATCTGTGCAGCCCTTTCCGCAATGCTCGTGTGACAAGTGCGAGTGTGAAATTAGAAAGAAGATCTTCGAGCATCAAGAGAGAGAACATTTATACGAGTTCCTCATGGGGTTAGATGCTGAGTTCACAGTCATTCGGACTCAGATTCTGGCCACCAAACCAATCCCATCCCTCACAACTGCCTACCACATGGTCCATGAAGACGAGAAGCAAAGGGCCGTGTCTAACGAAAACAAAAGCAATGTTGAATCCGCTGCGTTTAAGGCTTTTCAGAAAAGGGAGAGTGGCCACGGTAAAGAGAAAGGTGGAACAAAGGGATCAAGAGATGGAACCGAACACTGTACCTTTTGCAATAGAGACGAGCATAAAAAGGAGGGATGTTTTAAATTGGTCGGGTACCCAGATTGGTGGCCCGGGAAGAAGGGAGAAAAGGCGAGAGGAAAGGCGGCCTGTGTAGAAACCGAATCCAGCCCCATACCCGGTTTAACGCAGGAACACTATCAAACTCTCGTTAAGCACTTATCCGGATCCGGTAATATCGAAACCATTAAACCCCTTGCTAATATGGCTTGTAAAACCAATGATGAAG GGTTTGCAGAGGAGGAACTTGATTGGTGCGGGTAG